The stretch of DNA ATTGCATTCAATGAGACTGCAAGAGGGGAAGATGACTTGACATTCAAGTTGGCAGATATCATCAAAGCTAATATAAATGTCCAAAGGTTGGAAACCGATGGTTCACCACAGCATGTGATAAGTGAGTTTGAAGCCTTGTTGCAATTCCATGTGGCTACATATATGGATAACGATATTGCAGGACAACCACAGGCTCTTCAAAAAACCGGTCGTCCAATAAAATCTATTAGAGCAAGATTGAAAGGTAAAGAAGGTCGTTTAAGAGGTAACTTGATGGGGAAACGTGTTGACTTTTCAGCTCGTACTGTCATTTCAGGTGATCCTAATTTGGATTTAGACCAAGTGGGTGTGCCTATTTCCATTGCAAAGACATTGACTTATCCTGAAATTGTTACACCTTATAATATCCACAAATTGACTGAGTTGGTTAGAAATGGGCCGAATGAGCACCCTGGTGCCAAGTATGTGATAAGAGATACAGGTGATCGTATTGACTTGAGATACAATAAGAGGGCAGGGGATATAGCCTTGCAGTATGGATGGAAGGTCGAACGTCATTTGATGGATGATGATCCAGTGTTATTCAATCGTCAACCTTCGTTGCACAAGATGTCGATGATGGCACATAGAGTCAGAGTCATGCCTTACTCCACGTTCAGATTGAATTTATCGGTGACATCACCATATAATGCAGATTTCGATGGGGACGAAATGAACTTGCATGTCCCACAATCACCAGAAACGAGATCAGAGTTGTCGCAAATTTGTGCGGTACCTTTACAAATTGTCTCTCCACAGTCGAATAAACCAGTGATGGGTATTGTCCAAGACACATTGTGTGGTATTCGTAAGATGACGTTACGTgatattttcattgaatATGATCAGGTTATGAACATGTGCTACTGGATTCCAAATTGGGACGGTGTGATCCCGCCACCAGCTGTTGTAAAGCCAAAACAATTGTGGACCGGGAAGCAATTGTTGTCGTTGGCAATTCCAAAGGGTATCCACTTGCAAAGATTTGATGGTGGTAGAGACTTGTTGAGTCCTAAAGATACCGGTAtgttgattgttgatgGTGAAATTATGTTTGGTGTTGTTGACAAGAAAACTGTTGGGGCCACCGGAGGAGGCTTGATTCACACGGTTATGAGAGAAAAGGGACCTAAAGTGTGTGCTGAATTGTTCAGTTCTATTCAAAAAGTGGTCAACTACTGGTTATTGCACAATGGGTTTTCCATTGGTATTGGTGATACTATTGCAGATGCGCAAACCATGAGAGACGTTAATAAGACTATTCAAGAAGCCAAGCAAAAAGTGCAAGAGATCATTATTGATGCCCAACATAACAAACTTGAGCCAGAGCCAGGTATGACATTGCGTGAGTCCTTTGAACATAACGTATCACGTGTTTTGAATCAGGCCCGTGACACTGCTGGTAGATCAGCGGAAATGAGTTTGAAAGATTTGAACAATGTGAAACAAATGGTTACTTCGGGGTCTAAAGGTTCgtttattaatatttctCAAATGTCTGCGTGTGTTGGTCAACAAATTGTCGAAGGTAAAAGAATTCCATTCGGGTTTGGTGATCGTTCTTTGCCACATTTTACAAAAGATGATTATTCACCTGAATCTAAAggttttgttgaaaattctTATTTAAGAGGGTTAACTCCACAAGAATTCTTTTTCCACGCCATGGCTGGTAGAGAAGGTCTTATTGATACTGCTGTGAAAACAGCAGAAACAGGTTATATTCAACGTCGTTTAGTCAAGGCATTGGAAGACATTATGGTTCACTACGATGGTACCACCAGAAACTCGTTGGGAGACATTATACAATTCATCTATGGTGAAGATGGTATAGATGGTACCCAAGTTGAAAAGCAATCAGTCGATACAATCCCAGGATCAGACGAAAGTTTTGAACGCCGTTACAAAATCGATGTTTTGGATACTGAAAATGTCATTTCTGAATCATTGCTTGAATCTGGAAAAGAGATTAGAGGTGACGTGCAGTTACAAAAGATATTGGATGAGGAGTacaatcaattgttgaaagaTCGTAAGTACTTGAGAGAAGTTTGTTTCCCCAATGGTGATTTCAGCTGGCCATTACCAGTGAATTTACGTCGTATCATCCAAAATGCTCAACAGATTTTCCACAACGGTCGGTACAGGGCATCTGATTTACGTTTGGAAGAAATTGTTCTTGGGGTGAAAGAATTGTGTATGAAATTATTGGTTGTTCGTGGTGACACTCCGTTAGTCAAGGAAGCACAAGAGAATGCAACGTTGTTGTTCCAGTGTTTGTTGAGATCCAGATTGGCTGCCAGACGTGTTATTGAAGAGTTCAAGCTCAACCGTGCATCTTTTGAATGGGTAATGGGCGAAATTGAAACGCAATTCCAAAAATCTATTGTTCATCCTGGTGAAATGGTGGGTGTTGTGGCAGCTCAATCTATTGGTGAGCCTGCCACCCAAATGACCTTGAATACTTTCCATTATGCTGGTGTCTCATCAAAGAATGTTACATTGGGTGTTCCACGTCTTAAGGAAATTCTTAATGTTGCCAAGAACATTAAAACACCAGCAATGACAGTGTTCTTGGACCCAGAAGTTGCTTCTGATATTGAAAAGGCAAAGATTGTACAATCTGCCATCGAGCATACTACATTGAAGAATGTCACTTCATCAACAGAAATTTATTACGACCCTGATCCTAGAACAACGGTTATTGAGGATGATTATGATACTGTGGAAGCATATTTTGCTATTCCAGACCAAAAGGTTGAAGAATCTATTGACAAGCAGTCACCGTGGTTGTTGCGTTTGGAGTTGGACCGTGCGAAAATGTTGGATAAACAATTGACCATGGCACAAGTTGCGGAAAAGATTTCGCAGAATTTTGGGGAAGatttgtttgttatttGGTCTGATGATACTgctgataaattgattattcgTTGTAGAGTTGTCAGAGATCCTAAATCATTGGATGAAGATGCCGATGCAGAAGAAGATCAAATTTTGAAGCGTATCGAAGCCCACATGTTAGAGTCTATTTCTTTGCGTGGTATTCCAGGTATTACTAGGGTATTTATGATGCAACATAAGGTCAGTCACCCAGACGAAACTGGTGAATTCAAGCAGGGCAAGGAATGGGTTTTAGAAACCGATGGTGTTAATTTGGCAGATGTTATGGCCGTGCCTGGTGTGGATTCGACACGTACTTACtctaatgattttattgaGGTGTTGTCTGTTTTGGGTATTGAAGCTACGAGATCGTCTTTGTACaaagaaattttgaatGTCATTGCGTTCGATGGTTCATACGTCAACTACCGTCATATGGCATTGTTGGTCGATGTTATGACTTCCCGTGGTCATTTGATGGCAATTACTCGTCATGGTATTAACAGATCCGATACAGGTGCGTTGATGCGTTGTTCGTTCGAAGAGACCGTTGAGATTTTGTTGGATGCAGCAGCTGCTGCCGAATTGGATGATTGTAAGGGTATATCAGAGAATGTGATGTTGGGACAAATGGCACCTTTGGGTACTGGTTCCTTTGACTTGATGGTTGATGACAGAATGTTGCAAAAGGCACCATCGAGTATGGCTATGGATGATATTGctgatggtggtggtgctaCTCCATATAAGGACTACGAGAATGCTAGAGATGAGAACATTGACATTGACGCAGGTGCTGGATTCTCACCAATTCACATTGCCCAAATGAATGAAGGAAATATTGGAGGGTTGACGTCATATGGTGGCCAGCCTACCTCGCCTGCTGCCACGTCGCCATTTAGTTATGGATATAACTCGATTACATCTCCAGGGTACACTTCACCAGGATATGGTTATTCACCAACGAGTCCAAGTTACTCACCAACGAGTCCAAGCTACGCTCCAACAAGTCCTGCATACTCACCAACGAGTCCAAGCTACGCTCCAACGAGTCCTGCATACTCACCAACGAGTCCAAGCTACGCTCCAACAAGTCCTGCATACTCACCAACAAGTCCTGCATACTCACCAACGAGTCCGTCCTATTCACCTACTTCACCACAATACTCACCTACTTCACCAAGTTATTCCCCAACATCTCCATCCTACTCTCCAACGAGTCCAAGCTATTCTCCAACGAGTCCTGCATACTCCCCAACCAGTCCATCTTACTCGCCAACGAGTCCGTCCTATTCACCTACTTCACCACAATACTCACCTACTTCACCAAGTTACTCTCCAACTTCACCACAGTACTCACCAACTAGTCCTTCATACTCACCAACATCGCCACAGTATTCGCCAACGTCTCCGCAATACTCGCCAACGTCTCCGCAATACTCACCAACATCGCCACAGTATTCACCAGGCTCTCCGGGATATGAGCCAGAGCCTCCTAAGAAGGATGAAAATTAGGCTTTTAATTGTTCTGTATATTTTAGTCGtgtaaaaaaataaaaaattaaatatgtATTGTAATCTAGAGAAATATACCGCgcataaaaaaaatatagtAGTAAAATCTTTTTGCGATGAGAGAGACCCCAAGACTatgaataaatcaaataaagtCAAGAAACCTTCGGTGGCCAAAGTCTCAACTAAAGCTGCTTCATCATCACTCAAGTCTCAGGAAGCAAAGAGAAAACAAGTTTTCCGTCCAATTCTCGATAACTCATTTACACAATCAAACCAATGGCCATTTATAGAACCAACTATTGCAAACGATATTGTTGATCTACTAGAAGTATTGCTAAAAATGCAAGACTCTACATTTAAATACCGTGGGTTTAATCCAACTGTGTCTGCTCTTGAAAAACAAGCAGCTGCTAATCGTGGTATACATAAAAATGCTTGTGTACAAATAAAGTATGTATTTGTGTGCAAGTACGATATATCCCCAGCAACGCTCACAAATGTGTTTCCTACGTTGTGTTTCACGGCGTCAAAAAGTGCTGAAGATCGGGTTAAGCTAATCCAGTTACCAAGAGGAAGTCTAGAACGGTTATCGAAAGCACTTGGGGTAGATAGAGTTGGTATATTTGGTCTAACTAAAGATACTGAAGGGGCACAACCGTTATTTGATCttataaatgaaaatgtcAAAGATATTGAAGCTCCTTGGCTAGACTGTATTTTCCGTGAGGAGATGGTATTTAATCAACCTAACACAAAGCATGTGGCAAGTACTGTAGgtagaaagaaaaacaagTAGTAATGTAAACGCgtcccaaaaaaaaaaaattgaaaaaaaaaactttctCTTTTCCTTGAACCAGTAACCAAACGATGTCTAAACCAGTTACGTTAGAACTACCATGGGTAGAAAAATATAGACCCAAGAAACTTGAGGATATTGTTGGGAACGAAGAGACGGTTGAAagattaaaattgattgttcaGGATGGGAATATGCCAAACATGATTATATCTGGATTACCAGGGATTGGTAAAACAACCTCGATTCATTGTCTTGCCTATGAGTTATTGGGGGATGAACATTACCATCAAGCTACTATGGAGTTGAATGCATCTGACGATAGAGGAATTGATGTTGTACgtaataaaatcaaacaatttgCTCAGACAAAGATTCTGTTACCACCAGGACGACAAAAGATCATTATTCTAGATGAAGCCGATTCAATGACCCCAGGTGCCCAACAGGCTTTGAGAAGAACCATAGAAATTTATTCTAATACTACAAGATTTGCATTTGCTTGTAATCAATCGCtgaaaattattgaacCTTTGCAGTCACGTTGTGCGATTTTGAGATATAACAGATTGTCCGACGAAGAGGTTTTGGCGAGGTTGTTAGAAATTATCAAGATGGAAGATGTAAAGTATAATACTGAGGGTTTACAGGCTTTGATATTTACTGCTGAGGGGGATATGAGACAAGCTATTAATAACTTGCAGAGTACTGTTGCTGGGTTTGGGTTTGTTAATGATGtcaatgttttcaaaattgttgatcaaCCGCATCCACTTGTTATACAGCTGATCTTGCTCAGCTGCCTCAAAGACAAAGATATAGACAAAGCTCTTGGGTTGCTTGATGGGCTTTGGTACAAGGGATACTCTGCTATTGATATTGTGACACTGACATTCAAAGTGGCCAAAACCATACCCAATATCAGTGAACAAAAGAGATTGGATGTGATCAAAGAAATTGGGTTTGCCCATATGCGGGTGTTGGAGGGTGTTGCTACATATTTACAATTGTGTGGTTTGTACGCAAAGATATGTGACCTTTAATGTTTAGTATATGCATCTGTCAACGTTTGGAAATGTAAAATCTGCTCTTCAAGGAAAGAGTTGCTGGTCTGGTTCTTAAGGACACTCAAGACcaagaaataattattGTACAAAAAGATCTCTTTTTCGGTGCCACTCAATGATGTGGATCTCATCAAATAGCTCTCGTACTCGTTTCTCAACCTAATTATGGATGAAATAAGCGGTTCTGCTTCATTAACAGATAATTCTAGCAATGCAGAAAAGAATTGGGCAAACTGTTGTGTGATACTAATTGGTGCTAGTCCCGTTGCCTTCTTGCCCTTTAACATGGTCCGCTTCATAGCCTCGCAATTGGCATCGACAATCTTAGTGAAATGCGGCCAAagtatcaacaacaaagagtTAAGGTAATCGTCGAGAACTGGTATGTGCACCTCATGCAATTTAGCCTGTGACTTTTGTACTAATCTTattataaacaatatcCCATAAGCATCTAAAGTATTGCTGATATAGGTGAGGAATTCTTGACCGATTTGGAAAACATTCTTGAACATTTCCTCAGCCCACGAGTTGTCTTTCTCTTCACCCTGGTAAAAAAATTCTATTGTGAACAAGTACTCTACTATcacattatcaacaacagccaTTGAAAACTGGTTGAATACAAATTCAACCCAATAAGGAAAGGGTGAGGTCTCAGCAATTTGAGACGGCATTGCCGATTGGTCAGAGTGTAATATTTCGaatcttttttcaaacaatgTAAAATATTCTCCTGCCTTGTTGTCCCCAAGAACTGCACTATCGACACGGCGTATCTGCAATTTTTCCAACGCATAAAGGTATTTGGAGAACTTGCTTTGGTAGTACCATCGCATAGTATAGACATAAGCAGACCTCAACTGTTCTGCCAATTTTTGATGGTGGGACAGCAAAAATTGGAATGCATCTTTTACTTCCAATAGCTTTTGCTGAATAAGTTGCGACGACGACTTGGACGACGACCGCAACATTCGTATCTGCAATATTATAAAATCTCTTATTCGTTCAATTGCCTTGTCTTGAAGAAGTTCTATTCCTTCTTTCAACTGATCTTTGGATTTAGTTTCTGGCAAAGTATGGAGGAGTTGTCTTTTTTCGGTGataaatttcaagttttccAACCATTGTGGAGTAATATCCTCCTGCAAGACAGATCGAGCAATTTCTGGCGGTATCATCAAGTCTAAAATTACGGGATTAAGTCTTTCAGTTATACTCCTTTGTAATTTAGAGTCCTTGGACAAGCTGTTGGACTGTTGTTCCAATGAAATCAAACTCGACGAAAggttattcaattcattcGAAAACTCTTCAATTATTTCACCAACTAcgatcaatttctttttatgctcttttattttgtgATTAAAAGATTCGAATTGTGATACACATTTGGCTAAGTTTTCgttatttgattgttgaagaCTTGCTCGATAATGTTCTAGGGACAACTCGGTTGATATGGGTGTTGGATTTAGTTCATCTAAGGGCTGGTCGTTCTTTAGGGGAAGGATCTGCTGTAATGATTTCAATGCTGACATGATTATCACAAAAGTTTAAGTCAACGTGGTGGTTTGTTACCAATCTgtataaaaatatatattgaGTTGATCtaacttttattttttttttcctcgTTTGTTGGGCCAAATTACACATCACAAATGGAATTAACACCCACACAGTTGGATATTGTCAACCATAATTATGATCCACAGACAGTACTTTCAATTCAAGCAGGGCCAGGAACGGGTAAAACATTTGCACTAATCAAAAGAATACAGAAACTCATTGCTGATGGTGTGCCTCCACAAAGTATTGTCGTGCTTTCATTGACAAATAGAACGGTTAATTCATTGAGGTCTGCGCTTTCCGAGTATATCGGAGGTGATACAGGTGATGTAGTTATAAAGACATTTCATTCTTTTGcctttgatttgattgagTCCAATTTGCAAGAGTATTTTCCTGAAAAGGGTCGACAGATGTTGTTAGATGATAtaagttttcaaaactatAGGACATTATTTATGACTGGTAACAGTGTTAAGCAGCTCCATTTGGAAAAGGCATTACTGGAGGTTAGAGAAGGTAAAGATGTAGCTAATGTGGCAGAGAAGTACGGGATTTCGCAGTCAGATTTGCATGAAACGATAAAGTTTCTTAACGACAACGGCATGATTAGATATCTGGATTTCATAAGAGACgcaattgaattattagatgTATCCAAGGGTGAGATTGTCAAGGATATACGTGTGTTGATAATTGACGAGTTCCAGGATATGCAGCCTCAGTTGGTGacatttattgaaaagttgGTTGAAGGTGGAAACAAGCACATTACTTTGGCGGGCGATTCCAACCAGTGCATATATGAATTTTTAGGCTCTTCGCCCGATATAACACAGAAGTTTGTATCAAGTTTAGGTTGGGAAACTGAAGAAATTTGTTTGAATGAATCGTTTAGATTGACGCCAGAGAATCTTCACATATCAAATATGGTCATAGACCAAAACAAACTTGTATCCAAGAAAGAACCATCAGCTGAGCCAACAGTGTACTCATTGGTTTCAAAATACGATGAATACAATTACATTGGCAGTGAGATTGCGCGATTGATTTGCCAGCTGGGAGGGCTATTGAAGTTTTCTGATTTTATGATTCTTGCCTCTCAGAATCGTGAGGTTGACAGTATTAGCGAATTCATGACCAATCATTTTGGGTTTAATGTGAATAAGTACTCACTGAATTCAGAGTGGGTGAATTCGAACACACACGTGTTAATTGACATATTAAGTATATTGAATAAAGGCAGGGGTTCTGATTTAGCATTGCTTTGCACATTGATGAAGTTGGGAAGCTTGAAGCAGCTTATACGTGAGCTATATTTGGGCTATAGGTTGTCGCAAAGCACGTCTTTAGAGGACTATTTGAAATCCGAGTCAGCTAGTTGCAAATTCAATAGCAAACCGCGTATTAAGTTCAAACgacaaattgatttgcTTTTGAATGTGATTGAAGAGGAGAGGAAGAATCTTGGTGACGCCGTTTCTATTATGTCAAGTTTAGCAAGGATTGTTAGGGAAACTGACATCATAACATACTTGAACAAACCTTCCCGGGGCCATAAAGACCAAGAAAACGAAATCAAGTTGGTGAACAACCTCACTTCCTTTTATGAGTCGTTGAGTTTGTCTTATAAGAAAACCCCATCGTTGGACTACTTTTTGAATAACTATCCAGAAGACGAGCCTGTGCTTGAAGAGCGTTCGATTAATGTGTCTACTGTTCATAA from Candida albicans SC5314 chromosome R, complete sequence encodes:
- the VPS52 gene encoding Vps52p (Protein required for hyphal growth; has similarity to S. cerevisiae Vps52p), whose product is MSALKSLQQILPLKNDQPLDELNPTPISTELSLEHYRASLQQSNNENLAKCVSQFESFNHKIKEHKKKLIVVGEIIEEFSNELNNLSSSLISLEQQSNSLSKDSKLQRSITERLNPVILDLMIPPEIARSVLQEDITPQWLENLKFITEKRQLLHTLPETKSKDQLKEGIELLQDKAIERIRDFIILQIRMLRSSSKSSSQLIQQKLLEVKDAFQFLSSHHQKLAEQLRSAYVYTMRWYYQSKFSKYLYALEKLQIRRVDSAVLGDNKAGEYFTLFEKRFEILHSDQSAMPSQIAETSPFPYWVEFVFNQFSMAVVDNVIVEYLFTIEFFYQGEEKDNSWAEEMFKNVFQIGQEFLTYISNTLDAYGILFIIRLVQKSQAKLHEVHIPVLDDYLNSLLLILWPHFTKIVDANCEAMKRTMLKGKKATGLAPISITQQFAQFFSALLELSVNEAEPLISSIIRLRNEYESYLMRSTSLSGTEKEIFLYNNYFLVLSVLKNQTSNSFLEEQILHFQTLTDAYTKH
- the RFC4 gene encoding replication factor C subunit 4 (Putative heteropentameric replication factor C subunit; flucytosine induced; periodic mRNA expression, peak at cell-cycle G1/S phase) is translated as MSKPVTLELPWVEKYRPKKLEDIVGNEETVERLKLIVQDGNMPNMIISGLPGIGKTTSIHCLAYELLGDEHYHQATMELNASDDRGIDVVRNKIKQFAQTKISLPPGRQKIIILDEADSMTPGAQQALRRTIEIYSNTTRFAFACNQSSKIIEPLQSRCAILRYNRLSDEEVLARLLEIIKMEDVKYNTEGLQALIFTAEGDMRQAINNLQSTVAGFGFVNDVNVFKIVDQPHPLVIQSILLSCLKDKDIDKALGLLDGLWYKGYSAIDIVTSTFKVAKTIPNISEQKRLDVIKEIGFAHMRVLEGVATYLQLCGLYAKICDL
- the HMI1 gene encoding ATP-dependent 3'-5' DNA helicase (ATP-dependent 3' - 5' helicase involved in maintenance of mitochondrial DNA; ortholog of S. cerevisiae Hmi1; rat catheter biofilm repressed) translates to MELTPTQLDIVNHNYDPQTVLSIQAGPGTGKTFALIKRIQKLIADGVPPQSIVVLSLTNRTVNSLRSALSEYIGGDTGDVVIKTFHSFAFDLIESNLQEYFPEKGRQMLLDDISFQNYRTLFMTGNSVKQLHLEKALSEVREGKDVANVAEKYGISQSDLHETIKFLNDNGMIRYSDFIRDAIELLDVSKGEIVKDIRVLIIDEFQDMQPQLVTFIEKLVEGGNKHITLAGDSNQCIYEFLGSSPDITQKFVSSLGWETEEICLNESFRLTPENLHISNMVIDQNKLVSKKEPSAEPTVYSLVSKYDEYNYIGSEIARLICQSGGLLKFSDFMILASQNREVDSISEFMTNHFGFNVNKYSSNSEWVNSNTHVLIDILSILNKGRGSDLALLCTLMKLGSLKQLIRELYLGYRLSQSTSLEDYLKSESASCKFNSKPRIKFKRQIDLLLNVIEEERKNLGDAVSIMSSLARIVRETDIITYLNKPSRGHKDQENEIKLVNNLTSFYESLSLSYKKTPSLDYFLNNYPEDEPVLEERSINVSTVHKAKGLEFPVVFVTNFPGYFGSANERLLYVALTRAKNLLYTGYQGNTFQAYSSSRGFEMNRTWITNAARDLNRSAPSKHLLNASMRILKTSRLI
- the POP3 gene encoding Pop3p (Putative RNase MRP and nuclear RNase P component; decreased repressed by prostaglandins; Spider biofilm induced), producing the protein MYCNLEKYTAHKKNIVVKSFCDERDPKTMNKSNKVKKPSVAKVSTKAASSSLKSQEAKRKQVFRPILDNSFTQSNQWPFIEPTIANDIVDLLEVLLKMQDSTFKYRGFNPTVSALEKQAAANRGIHKNACVQIKYVFVCKYDISPATLTNVFPTLCFTASKSAEDRVKLIQLPRGSLERLSKALGVDRVGIFGLTKDTEGAQPLFDLINENVKDIEAPWLDCIFREEMVFNQPNTKHVASTVGRKKNK
- the RPO21 gene encoding DNA-directed RNA polymerase II subunit RPB1 (RNA polymerase II; ortholog of S. cerevisiae Rpo21, transposon mutation affects filamentous growth; flow model biofilm repressed); the encoded protein is MSRQFPYSSAPLRSVKEVQFGLLSPEEVRAISVAKIEYPETMDQTTKRPREGGLNDPRLGSIDRNFRCQTCGEDMAECPGHFGHIELAKPVFHIGFIAKIKKACESVCMHCGKLLLDETNPAMAQAIKIRDPKKRFNAVWSLCKTKMVCETDNNEDEMTDQPSRGGCGHPQPTIRRDGLKLWGTWKQNKNYDDNDQPERRLLTPSEILNVFKHISPEDCYKMGFNEDYARPEWMLITVLPVPPPPVRPSIAFNETARGEDDLTFKLADIIKANINVQRLETDGSPQHVISEFEALLQFHVATYMDNDIAGQPQALQKTGRPIKSIRARLKGKEGRLRGNLMGKRVDFSARTVISGDPNLDLDQVGVPISIAKTLTYPEIVTPYNIHKLTELVRNGPNEHPGAKYVIRDTGDRIDLRYNKRAGDIALQYGWKVERHLMDDDPVLFNRQPSLHKMSMMAHRVRVMPYSTFRLNLSVTSPYNADFDGDEMNLHVPQSPETRSELSQICAVPLQIVSPQSNKPVMGIVQDTLCGIRKMTLRDIFIEYDQVMNMCYWIPNWDGVIPPPAVVKPKQLWTGKQLLSLAIPKGIHLQRFDGGRDLLSPKDTGMLIVDGEIMFGVVDKKTVGATGGGLIHTVMREKGPKVCAELFSSIQKVVNYWLLHNGFSIGIGDTIADAQTMRDVNKTIQEAKQKVQEIIIDAQHNKLEPEPGMTLRESFEHNVSRVLNQARDTAGRSAEMSLKDLNNVKQMVTSGSKGSFINISQMSACVGQQIVEGKRIPFGFGDRSLPHFTKDDYSPESKGFVENSYLRGLTPQEFFFHAMAGREGLIDTAVKTAETGYIQRRLVKALEDIMVHYDGTTRNSLGDIIQFIYGEDGIDGTQVEKQSVDTIPGSDESFERRYKIDVLDTENVISESLLESGKEIRGDVQLQKILDEEYNQLLKDRKYLREVCFPNGDFSWPLPVNLRRIIQNAQQIFHNGRYRASDLRLEEIVLGVKELCMKLLVVRGDTPLVKEAQENATLLFQCLLRSRLAARRVIEEFKLNRASFEWVMGEIETQFQKSIVHPGEMVGVVAAQSIGEPATQMTLNTFHYAGVSSKNVTLGVPRLKEILNVAKNIKTPAMTVFLDPEVASDIEKAKIVQSAIEHTTLKNVTSSTEIYYDPDPRTTVIEDDYDTVEAYFAIPDQKVEESIDKQSPWLLRLELDRAKMLDKQLTMAQVAEKISQNFGEDLFVIWSDDTADKLIIRCRVVRDPKSLDEDADAEEDQILKRIEAHMLESISLRGIPGITRVFMMQHKVSHPDETGEFKQGKEWVLETDGVNLADVMAVPGVDSTRTYSNDFIEVLSVLGIEATRSSLYKEILNVIAFDGSYVNYRHMALLVDVMTSRGHLMAITRHGINRSDTGALMRCSFEETVEILLDAAAAAELDDCKGISENVMLGQMAPLGTGSFDLMVDDRMLQKAPSSMAMDDIADGGGATPYKDYENARDENIDIDAGAGFSPIHIAQMNEGNIGGLTSYGGQPTSPAATSPFSYGYNSITSPGYTSPGYGYSPTSPSYSPTSPSYAPTSPAYSPTSPSYAPTSPAYSPTSPSYAPTSPAYSPTSPAYSPTSPSYSPTSPQYSPTSPSYSPTSPSYSPTSPSYSPTSPAYSPTSPSYSPTSPSYSPTSPQYSPTSPSYSPTSPQYSPTSPSYSPTSPQYSPTSPQYSPTSPQYSPTSPQYSPGSPGYEPEPPKKDEN